A portion of the Paucilactobacillus hokkaidonensis JCM 18461 genome contains these proteins:
- a CDS encoding C69 family dipeptidase, translating to MKNLKACTTVLVGKKATIDGSTMAARNDDTFLPLTPQRFVTYPSVSDRHETLTSGQNGFTAPLPESGYRYQGTPNVDVEHEGVYDENGFNEKNVGMSATESVYANERVLAADPLIVDGLAEDSIVAMVLPFINSAKEGVTYLGNLIAKYGSPEGNGVIFNDANDVWYMEIVTGHHWVAQRIPDDAYAATGNRVAIRTVDFNDPNNFLWSDGIQKFVTENHLNPDQSGWDFRHIFGTATEFDQHYNTPRQWYAQRLLNPEIEQSPEDLDLPFIRHASRKISLEDVESILSSHYNGTQFDPLGHGSEADKRRYRPISLSRTQNSHVLQVRNDAPAQASAILWLCFGIPAFTPYVPFFGNSTETDESYHNTPMELNIDLKSAYWMYRTLSMLVESHHAKFIQSDLDYLKDSRQYHYNFIAETINKARDLSGTQLTEFLTSQNKVMTNEMATRTKKLIEQLIMHGLQLSELTFTMDKNL from the coding sequence ATGAAAAACTTGAAAGCTTGTACAACTGTCCTCGTCGGCAAAAAAGCGACCATTGATGGTTCCACGATGGCTGCGCGTAACGATGATACGTTTTTACCTTTAACGCCACAACGCTTTGTTACTTATCCGAGTGTCTCTGATCGTCACGAAACCCTAACTTCCGGTCAAAATGGATTTACTGCTCCATTACCTGAAAGCGGCTATCGATATCAAGGAACTCCTAATGTCGATGTTGAACATGAGGGTGTCTATGACGAAAATGGATTTAATGAAAAAAACGTCGGTATGAGTGCTACTGAAAGTGTTTATGCTAATGAACGCGTATTAGCTGCCGATCCACTGATTGTTGATGGACTTGCAGAAGATTCGATTGTGGCCATGGTGTTGCCATTTATTAATTCTGCCAAAGAAGGTGTGACCTATCTTGGTAATTTAATCGCAAAATATGGTTCGCCAGAAGGTAATGGCGTTATTTTCAATGATGCTAACGATGTTTGGTACATGGAAATTGTAACTGGTCATCATTGGGTGGCCCAACGCATTCCAGATGATGCTTATGCTGCTACCGGCAACCGAGTTGCAATTCGAACAGTTGATTTCAATGACCCTAATAATTTTTTATGGTCTGATGGAATTCAAAAATTTGTGACCGAAAATCATCTTAATCCTGACCAATCTGGTTGGGACTTCCGTCATATTTTCGGAACAGCAACCGAGTTTGATCAACATTACAATACACCACGCCAATGGTACGCCCAACGGCTCCTCAATCCTGAAATTGAACAATCACCAGAGGATTTAGACTTACCCTTCATTCGGCATGCTAGCCGTAAAATCAGTCTCGAGGATGTTGAATCAATTTTAAGCAGTCACTATAATGGTACCCAGTTTGATCCGTTGGGTCATGGTAGCGAAGCTGATAAACGTCGTTATCGTCCAATTTCTTTAAGTCGGACTCAAAACTCGCATGTTTTACAGGTTCGCAATGATGCTCCCGCACAGGCAAGTGCTATTTTATGGTTATGCTTTGGTATTCCAGCCTTCACTCCGTACGTTCCATTCTTCGGTAATTCAACCGAAACAGATGAAAGCTATCACAATACCCCAATGGAATTAAATATTGATTTGAAAAGTGCCTACTGGATGTATCGGACACTATCAATGTTAGTTGAATCACATCACGCCAAGTTTATTCAGTCCGATCTGGATTATTTAAAAGATAGTCGCCAATATCATTACAATTTTATTGCTGAAACAATCAACAAGGCTCGTGATTTAAGTGGTACGCAATTAACTGAATTTTTGACGTCACAAAATAAAGTCATGACTAATGAAATGGCTACTCGCACTAAAAAGCTAATCGAGCAATTAATCATGCACGGTTTGCAATTATCTGAATTGACCTTTACAATGGATAAGAATCTATAA
- a CDS encoding MDR family MFS transporter, whose amino-acid sequence MDSISTDDQPVDQNGKPYNRLALVFTLLIGTFSTFLTSTMLTTAFPTLMKSFNISATTVQWLTTGFMLMMGIVIPITGFFLQRFDSRKLYLSAIVIFFIGTVICYFAQTFWIILVGRLVEAAGVGITSPVYQTIMTSIFPPSKRGAAMGTAGIVTGLAPAIGPTFAGWILIHYSWRMLFLSIMPISLIVMVMGYFTLRKVLPTRKAPVDWFSVLMSMVGFGSMLFAFSSVGQYSWGDPLVYVTLIIGVIVVLMFIWRSLKIKNPLLQFKVFEHSDFTLSAILVSVSFMSMNGFTLVLPLYLQTIRGESPLASGLTLLPGAIAIGIMNPITGRIFDRLGARNMSMAGMLILTIATASFIPITAQTPVLYLASLYTVRMFGISMVMMPVTTTGMNALPLNLIGDGTVVNNTARQVFASMGTAVLVSVMANVTLNNTPSKAVANATPILFKKLALNANVIGFRYAFMIATGFAVIGFILTFFLKKDTREAY is encoded by the coding sequence ATGGACAGTATTTCCACAGACGATCAACCTGTTGATCAAAATGGCAAGCCATATAATCGACTTGCGTTAGTTTTTACTTTATTAATTGGTACCTTTAGTACTTTTTTAACTTCTACCATGTTAACTACAGCATTTCCTACCCTAATGAAATCATTCAATATTTCAGCGACGACCGTTCAATGGTTAACAACTGGATTTATGTTGATGATGGGAATTGTTATTCCTATTACCGGATTTTTCCTGCAACGTTTTGATTCTCGTAAATTATATTTATCGGCCATTGTTATTTTTTTCATTGGAACCGTTATTTGTTACTTTGCACAAACCTTTTGGATCATTTTAGTTGGTCGGTTAGTTGAAGCCGCGGGGGTTGGAATTACATCCCCAGTCTATCAAACAATTATGACTTCTATTTTTCCACCTTCCAAACGTGGAGCTGCCATGGGAACCGCCGGAATTGTAACAGGACTAGCCCCTGCAATTGGACCAACATTTGCTGGTTGGATTCTAATTCACTATTCATGGCGAATGTTATTTTTATCAATTATGCCAATTTCATTAATCGTGATGGTTATGGGCTACTTCACCTTACGTAAAGTACTACCAACTAGAAAGGCTCCGGTCGATTGGTTTTCCGTTCTAATGTCCATGGTTGGTTTTGGTTCAATGCTGTTCGCCTTTTCATCAGTTGGCCAATACAGCTGGGGTGATCCACTTGTGTATGTCACTCTAATCATCGGTGTTATTGTCGTGTTAATGTTCATCTGGCGATCACTTAAAATTAAAAATCCGTTACTTCAATTCAAAGTTTTTGAACATTCTGACTTTACTTTGTCAGCCATTCTAGTGTCAGTTTCTTTTATGTCCATGAACGGCTTTACACTTGTTTTACCACTATATCTACAAACTATTCGTGGTGAATCACCATTGGCATCCGGACTGACATTGTTACCAGGAGCAATTGCAATTGGTATTATGAACCCCATCACAGGTCGCATTTTTGACCGGCTTGGAGCTAGGAACATGTCAATGGCCGGAATGTTAATTTTAACTATTGCAACAGCTTCCTTTATTCCCATCACCGCACAAACACCAGTCCTATATCTTGCTAGTTTGTATACTGTACGAATGTTTGGTATTTCCATGGTTATGATGCCAGTCACCACTACCGGAATGAACGCACTACCACTAAATTTAATTGGCGACGGAACCGTGGTCAATAATACTGCACGCCAAGTTTTTGCATCAATGGGAACTGCAGTTTTAGTTTCCGTCATGGCAAACGTTACTTTAAACAATACCCCATCCAAAGCAGTTGCTAATGCTACTCCAATTTTATTCAAGAAGTTAGCTTTAAATGCCAATGTCATTGGATTTAGATATGCCTTCATGATTGCTACTGGGTTTGCCGTTATTGGCTTTATTTTGACCTTCTTCTTAAAAAAAGATACACGGGAGGCATACTAA
- a CDS encoding DUF4811 domain-containing protein has protein sequence MIVIFLFAGALMFAISMIFVHPGLKKTIWVTVGLILTIGSIVLLTLNYNTYLGMKQVSSTTTYPLTSSIKGQKVILYQQLGTKNERIYYYQTNPLSSKLERTNPNTSSVTIHKNTNHNQLKITRSYRIYRNEEMRLLFSAGIPNNHFIGQHYQFDLKPGWTVKSK, from the coding sequence ATGATTGTTATTTTCTTATTTGCAGGTGCCTTGATGTTTGCAATTAGTATGATTTTTGTCCATCCAGGGTTAAAGAAAACAATCTGGGTGACAGTTGGTTTAATTCTGACAATCGGTAGTATTGTACTGCTCACCTTAAACTACAACACTTATCTGGGCATGAAACAGGTCAGCTCAACTACAACTTACCCACTAACTTCGAGTATCAAGGGTCAAAAAGTAATATTGTATCAACAATTAGGTACTAAAAATGAACGGATTTACTATTATCAAACTAATCCGTTAAGCTCGAAATTAGAGCGAACCAATCCCAATACTAGTAGCGTAACAATTCATAAAAATACGAACCATAACCAGTTAAAAATAACACGATCATATCGCATATATCGGAATGAAGAAATGCGATTATTGTTTAGTGCTGGTATTCCAAATAATCATTTTATCGGGCAACATTATCAGTTTGATTTGAAACCTGGTTGGACGGTTAAATCCAAATAA
- a CDS encoding alpha/beta fold hydrolase produces MEFLTSDGVQLEYTDQGAGLPVLITTGYAGFKEIWHQQVKALTNNGYRVINLDRRNHGRSQATAKGLRMSRQGKDIAELLDYLKIDRVNLMGNSMGASVFWAYCSLYGDARINKIISVDQSPKMISDETWPYGLLDLDWHNFPKEAEKMYGVKTTVQRINDETYGVLKDAEKGYSFDYELNRPLLYDHAFQDWRDILKQLTVPELFIAGGESPFWSSDHAKAAAKITPHGEYEVVEHSGHIVMAEQTERFNQIMLEFFSK; encoded by the coding sequence ATGGAATTTTTGACGAGTGATGGAGTTCAATTAGAATATACAGATCAAGGAGCCGGCTTGCCTGTTTTAATTACAACTGGCTACGCAGGATTTAAGGAAATTTGGCACCAACAGGTTAAGGCATTGACGAATAATGGCTACCGGGTCATCAATTTAGATCGACGTAATCATGGTCGTTCACAGGCGACTGCCAAAGGATTACGGATGAGTCGTCAAGGCAAAGACATTGCTGAACTATTAGATTATTTAAAAATTGACCGGGTCAATTTAATGGGTAATTCGATGGGAGCTTCTGTATTTTGGGCTTACTGTTCTTTGTATGGGGATGCTAGAATTAATAAAATTATCTCTGTTGATCAATCTCCAAAAATGATATCAGATGAAACTTGGCCGTATGGACTACTTGATTTGGATTGGCATAATTTTCCAAAAGAAGCAGAAAAAATGTATGGTGTTAAAACAACTGTGCAACGAATTAACGATGAGACATATGGTGTTTTGAAGGATGCCGAAAAGGGATATTCATTTGACTATGAATTAAATCGGCCATTACTTTATGATCATGCATTTCAGGATTGGCGCGATATTTTAAAGCAATTAACGGTTCCTGAGTTATTTATTGCTGGTGGTGAAAGTCCATTTTGGTCTAGTGATCACGCTAAGGCGGCAGCCAAAATAACACCACACGGGGAGTACGAAGTAGTGGAACATTCTGGCCATATTGTTATGGCAGAGCAGACGGAGCGATTTAATCAGATAATGCTAGAATTTTTCAGTAAATAA
- a CDS encoding LysR family transcriptional regulator codes for MDIKHIEYLINIVDNGFNLTKSAALPHISQPALSKFINELERTEQTKIFTHSRNRITVLTHSGQDLIDRGRKVTQEFTDMMNSFHSAAVEKQGTVRIGIAPVIISTLFSNAIPKFIQENPKIKLQVVETGAYELQKMLMLQDLDLAVIVSPATYPSIKEDIVVKDSVSVWFNKTHRFHDFKGPIPFNQIAKEKIVSLDDSFMVTYQWKQRLRDLNIEPNFFFQSSSWDLILNMCQELNVVTLMATPIGHNFAGNNIEHRQVTPFFPWNISLCTLDTVRTSYLVDYTQQWFHNYFKQSVIN; via the coding sequence ATGGATATCAAGCACATTGAATACCTAATAAATATTGTCGATAATGGCTTTAATTTAACTAAAAGTGCTGCTCTACCTCATATCTCACAGCCAGCTTTAAGTAAGTTCATTAATGAACTTGAGAGAACAGAACAAACTAAAATTTTCACTCATAGTCGCAATCGAATTACTGTCCTGACCCATTCAGGACAAGACTTAATCGATCGTGGCAGAAAGGTCACGCAAGAATTCACTGATATGATGAATTCTTTTCACTCAGCAGCTGTTGAAAAACAAGGAACCGTGAGAATTGGAATTGCTCCGGTTATCATCTCAACTCTGTTTTCTAATGCCATTCCAAAATTCATTCAGGAAAACCCTAAAATAAAATTGCAAGTTGTCGAAACTGGTGCTTATGAGTTACAAAAAATGTTAATGTTACAAGATTTAGATCTGGCGGTCATCGTTTCGCCAGCCACCTATCCTAGTATCAAAGAAGATATTGTTGTGAAAGACTCAGTGTCCGTTTGGTTTAACAAAACACATCGATTTCATGATTTTAAAGGCCCAATTCCGTTTAATCAAATTGCGAAAGAAAAAATCGTTTCACTTGATGACAGCTTCATGGTTACTTATCAATGGAAGCAACGTTTGCGAGATTTGAACATTGAGCCAAATTTCTTTTTTCAGTCTAGCTCATGGGACCTCATTTTGAATATGTGTCAAGAATTAAACGTTGTTACTTTGATGGCGACTCCTATCGGACATAACTTTGCTGGCAATAATATTGAACACCGGCAGGTAACTCCGTTCTTCCCTTGGAATATCAGCCTATGTACATTGGATACAGTCCGCACTAGTTACCTAGTCGACTATACCCAACAGTGGTTCCATAACTATTTCAAACAATCAGTAATTAATTAG
- a CDS encoding acyl CoA:acetate/3-ketoacid CoA transferase, whose product MSVEFIDSESVISKIPDGATIALEGFLGSDVPEEILEKLHAVYLKTGHPKNLTFYHASGIGDGKERGTNNLAEPGMVKRIVGGHWALAPKLEPLVEANQIEAYCFPQGVLSQIFRDSAAHKPLHITRVGLGTFIDPDLQGGKLNLAAKEDLVSKMQIKGKDYLAYEVPKPNIALLRGSYADEDGNITFEDEPLTLESTAIAMAAHNNGGKVIVSVKRIVDRGSMKPKDIRIPGLLVDYVCETDDATMTQQSTDTMYNPDFVKASVIRAEGAINVPLDIKKVIARRAAMFLQPEDRVVNYGIGKYPETVSLVLKEEKAADNIITTVEPGTFGGVPLGGGDFGCAISPQSTIDQPYMFDFYDGGGIDTTFLGLAELDQKGNINVSKFGPKIAGVGGFVNITQNTKTTVFTGTFTAGGFRADIENGELHITKEGKSDKLVKDVEQVTFSGHVAHENGQHVYYVTERAVFELVDDGIELIEIAPGIDLQKDVLSHMGFKPNISDDLKYMDARIFAPEKMGDIINKADKSVGVTN is encoded by the coding sequence ATGTCAGTTGAATTTATTGATAGTGAATCAGTAATCAGCAAAATCCCAGATGGCGCCACCATTGCTTTGGAAGGATTCTTGGGATCGGATGTTCCAGAAGAAATTTTGGAAAAGCTGCATGCTGTTTACTTAAAAACCGGCCATCCAAAGAATCTAACATTCTATCATGCATCTGGAATTGGAGATGGCAAAGAACGCGGTACAAACAATCTTGCTGAACCTGGAATGGTAAAAAGAATTGTTGGTGGGCATTGGGCTTTGGCACCAAAACTGGAACCATTAGTAGAAGCCAATCAGATTGAAGCATATTGCTTCCCACAAGGAGTTTTATCCCAGATTTTCCGGGATTCAGCTGCCCATAAGCCGCTCCATATTACCCGGGTGGGATTAGGAACATTTATCGACCCAGATCTTCAAGGTGGTAAGTTAAATCTAGCTGCCAAAGAAGACTTGGTTTCTAAAATGCAAATTAAAGGAAAAGATTATTTAGCTTATGAAGTCCCAAAGCCAAATATTGCTTTACTACGGGGATCATACGCTGATGAGGATGGCAATATTACTTTTGAAGATGAGCCCCTGACGCTGGAATCTACAGCAATTGCGATGGCCGCACACAATAACGGTGGTAAAGTCATTGTCTCTGTTAAACGAATTGTGGATCGTGGTTCAATGAAGCCAAAAGATATCCGAATCCCAGGTTTGTTAGTTGATTACGTTTGTGAGACTGATGACGCCACAATGACACAACAAAGTACTGACACTATGTATAACCCAGACTTTGTAAAAGCCTCAGTTATCCGTGCTGAAGGAGCAATTAATGTTCCGTTAGATATCAAAAAAGTGATTGCTAGACGAGCAGCAATGTTCTTACAACCTGAAGACCGCGTTGTTAATTATGGAATTGGTAAATATCCTGAAACGGTTTCTTTAGTTTTGAAGGAAGAAAAAGCAGCGGACAATATCATTACGACTGTTGAACCAGGTACATTCGGTGGAGTGCCACTTGGTGGTGGTGATTTTGGTTGTGCAATTTCACCCCAATCAACAATTGATCAGCCATATATGTTTGATTTTTATGATGGTGGTGGGATTGACACTACTTTCCTTGGGCTAGCAGAATTAGATCAAAAGGGTAATATTAATGTTTCTAAATTTGGTCCTAAAATTGCTGGTGTTGGTGGGTTTGTTAACATTACTCAGAATACGAAGACAACTGTATTTACAGGTACCTTCACTGCTGGTGGATTCCGTGCTGATATTGAGAACGGCGAATTACACATCACCAAAGAAGGTAAGTCAGATAAGCTAGTGAAAGATGTTGAACAAGTTACATTTAGTGGCCACGTGGCACATGAAAATGGACAGCACGTCTACTATGTAACCGAACGAGCTGTCTTTGAATTAGTTGATGATGGAATTGAATTAATCGAAATTGCTCCTGGAATTGATCTGCAAAAAGATGTTTTGTCACATATGGGCTTTAAACCAAATATCAGTGATGATTTGAAGTACATGGATGCAAGAATCTTTGCACCAGAAAAAATGGGAGATATTATCAATAAAGCAGACAAATCAGTTGGAGTTACTAATTAA
- the fabV gene encoding enoyl-ACP reductase FabV, translating into MAEKMVKISEKLKGNVARSVNPYGCKQEVLNQIDYVKKQGHYNGAKKALIIGGSSSYGLASRVTQAFGSGADTICVAYERPVKDETMLGTAGWWNNIYFKQEAEKAGLIAKNFNGDAFTKEIKQQVLDYIKDEFGGQIDLLVYSVAAPKRVNPENPDEVWRSQMKPVGKSVTGYNVNLEKNELFEQTVESATKEETDATVHVMGGEDWELWVSMLKEAGVLAEGFKTILYSYIGSPVTYDFYHEGTLGKAKDAAEESSHKIQKNIDDLNGKAWISVSKAVTTKASVVIPIFPVYCIALYKIMQEKGTHETPIMHKDRLFRDMVYGNKPEIDDRGRLRPDAWEQDEDTQKKTVALMKQITPENFNSDLTGYATFRKEFMQLNGFEVDGADNDTVDYDEITKLEP; encoded by the coding sequence ATGGCAGAAAAAATGGTTAAGATTAGTGAAAAGCTAAAGGGTAACGTTGCTCGTTCAGTAAATCCATACGGATGTAAGCAAGAAGTTTTAAACCAAATTGATTATGTTAAGAAGCAAGGCCATTATAATGGTGCCAAAAAAGCGTTAATAATTGGCGGTTCATCTAGCTATGGCTTAGCTAGTCGAGTTACTCAGGCATTTGGCTCAGGAGCTGACACAATCTGTGTTGCTTATGAACGGCCAGTAAAAGATGAAACAATGTTAGGAACTGCCGGTTGGTGGAACAATATTTACTTTAAACAAGAAGCAGAAAAAGCAGGATTGATTGCCAAGAACTTTAATGGCGATGCATTCACAAAAGAAATTAAGCAACAAGTCTTGGACTACATCAAAGACGAATTCGGCGGACAAATTGACTTATTAGTGTATTCTGTGGCCGCACCAAAACGAGTTAACCCAGAAAATCCTGATGAAGTATGGCGTTCACAAATGAAGCCAGTTGGAAAGTCTGTCACTGGTTATAACGTTAATCTTGAAAAAAATGAATTATTCGAACAAACCGTTGAAAGTGCAACTAAAGAAGAAACTGATGCAACTGTTCACGTAATGGGCGGTGAAGATTGGGAACTTTGGGTTAGCATGTTAAAAGAAGCTGGGGTGTTGGCTGAAGGCTTTAAGACAATTCTTTATTCATACATTGGTTCACCCGTTACTTATGATTTTTATCATGAAGGTACCTTGGGTAAAGCTAAAGATGCAGCTGAAGAATCATCACATAAGATTCAAAAGAATATTGATGATTTAAATGGTAAAGCTTGGATTAGTGTTTCTAAAGCTGTTACTACAAAAGCATCGGTTGTTATTCCAATTTTCCCAGTATACTGCATTGCGCTTTATAAAATTATGCAAGAAAAGGGAACACATGAAACACCAATTATGCACAAGGATCGTCTGTTTAGAGACATGGTCTATGGCAACAAGCCAGAAATCGATGATCGTGGCCGTCTGCGTCCAGATGCTTGGGAGCAAGATGAGGATACTCAAAAGAAGACTGTTGCATTAATGAAACAAATTACACCAGAAAACTTTAATAGTGATTTAACAGGTTACGCTACGTTCCGTAAAGAGTTCATGCAATTAAATGGATTCGAAGTTGATGGTGCAGACAATGATACCGTTGATTATGATGAAATTACTAAATTAGAGCCATAG
- a CDS encoding MaoC family dehydratase: MKKYQSITDSQIQVGMSDEFVKEVTQENIEQFAHITGDENPLHMDDEFAKTTQFGGRIAHGMYSAALISAVIGMKMPGPGATYLGQTLTFKAPVHFGDVLVARAQVSEIKQKTKFKIVTLKTTVTNQDGTVVTDGEATIIPAKDSK; the protein is encoded by the coding sequence ATGAAAAAATATCAATCAATTACAGATTCACAAATTCAGGTTGGAATGTCGGACGAATTTGTTAAGGAAGTGACGCAAGAAAATATTGAACAATTTGCTCATATTACGGGTGATGAAAACCCGCTGCACATGGACGATGAGTTTGCTAAAACAACTCAGTTTGGTGGCAGGATTGCCCATGGAATGTACTCAGCGGCTTTAATTTCAGCAGTAATTGGAATGAAAATGCCAGGTCCAGGAGCTACTTATCTTGGGCAAACGTTAACTTTTAAGGCACCAGTACATTTTGGGGATGTGCTTGTAGCCCGTGCGCAAGTGTCTGAGATTAAGCAGAAAACCAAGTTTAAGATCGTAACATTAAAGACTACTGTGACCAACCAGGATGGAACAGTAGTTACTGATGGAGAAGCAACAATAATTCCAGCTAAAGATTCAAAATAA
- a CDS encoding MIP/aquaporin family protein, whose amino-acid sequence MASSLDTRLMAEFFGTMILIVFGNGAVANMALDGTTGRHDGGWLFVALGYGFGVMIPAFMFGSISGNHLNPAITIAFATIGLFPWGEVMPYIIAQFAGAIVGQLIVVACYWPFYKKTHEEAAVLMTFSTGDGAKSSLNGFVNESLGTLFLVFGALGAYHGMFVESNVDIANIAVGLLIMTLVISMGGATGPALNPARDLGPRMVHALLPVPNKGSSEWQYSWVPVVAPIVGGVAGAVLFAAFFSVK is encoded by the coding sequence ATGGCAAGTAGTTTAGATACAAGGCTAATGGCAGAGTTTTTCGGGACGATGATCCTAATTGTTTTTGGAAACGGTGCTGTTGCCAACATGGCATTAGATGGAACAACAGGACGACACGATGGTGGATGGTTATTTGTGGCACTGGGGTACGGATTTGGGGTTATGATTCCAGCATTTATGTTTGGTTCCATTTCAGGTAACCATTTAAATCCTGCAATCACAATTGCATTTGCGACAATTGGTTTATTTCCATGGGGCGAAGTAATGCCCTATATTATTGCTCAGTTTGCGGGTGCAATTGTAGGACAGTTAATAGTAGTTGCTTGTTATTGGCCGTTTTACAAGAAAACGCACGAAGAGGCTGCGGTATTGATGACTTTTTCTACAGGCGATGGGGCTAAGAGCTCGTTAAATGGGTTTGTAAACGAAAGTCTTGGAACATTGTTTTTAGTTTTTGGCGCTTTAGGGGCATATCATGGGATGTTTGTTGAATCTAATGTTGATATTGCCAACATCGCAGTTGGACTCTTAATTATGACTTTAGTAATTTCGATGGGTGGTGCTACTGGCCCGGCCCTAAATCCAGCTAGAGATCTGGGACCGCGAATGGTGCATGCACTCCTACCGGTACCTAATAAGGGATCGTCTGAATGGCAATACAGCTGGGTTCCAGTTGTGGCACCAATTGTTGGTGGAGTTGCGGGTGCTGTTTTATTTGCAGCATTTTTCTCAGTTAAATAA
- a CDS encoding enoyl-CoA hydratase-related protein: MKSYNNLLFDVTDGIGTLTINRPKSLNALNSETLAEIGEALAEIKDNADVKVLVITGSGEKAFVAGADISQMVSMNSLGAAALSELAHNSFKTIESLPQITIAAVNGYCLGGGFELANSCDIRVASSKAKFGQPEVGLGIVPGFGGTQRLTRLVGRGKAKEIIATGAQITAQEAQSIGAVEEVVEPDQLMDKALEIAKAIMKNGPVAVRMAKYVIDKGADLDLNTAISFETQMWAQTFATKDQKEGMQAFLEKRHAKFSGE; encoded by the coding sequence ATGAAAAGTTATAACAATTTATTATTTGACGTCACAGACGGAATCGGAACATTAACAATTAATCGTCCTAAATCATTAAACGCATTGAACTCAGAAACACTTGCTGAAATTGGCGAAGCATTGGCAGAAATCAAAGATAATGCTGATGTTAAAGTTCTTGTGATTACTGGTTCTGGCGAAAAAGCATTCGTTGCTGGTGCCGATATTTCTCAGATGGTTTCAATGAATTCGCTAGGAGCTGCCGCATTATCAGAATTAGCTCATAATTCGTTCAAGACAATCGAATCACTACCACAAATTACAATTGCCGCAGTTAATGGTTATTGTCTTGGTGGTGGTTTCGAATTAGCAAACTCATGTGATATTCGTGTTGCTTCTTCTAAAGCTAAATTTGGCCAACCCGAAGTTGGTTTGGGAATCGTACCAGGTTTTGGTGGAACACAACGTTTAACTCGTCTCGTTGGTCGTGGTAAAGCTAAAGAAATTATTGCAACCGGAGCACAAATTACTGCTCAAGAAGCTCAATCAATTGGTGCTGTTGAGGAAGTTGTCGAACCAGACCAATTAATGGATAAAGCCCTTGAAATTGCTAAAGCGATTATGAAGAATGGCCCAGTTGCCGTTCGAATGGCCAAATATGTAATTGATAAAGGTGCTGATCTTGATTTGAACACTGCCATTTCGTTTGAAACCCAGATGTGGGCACAAACATTTGCTACTAAGGATCAAAAAGAAGGAATGCAAGCCTTTTTGGAGAAACGGCATGCTAAATTTAGCGGTGAATAA
- a CDS encoding glucose 1-dehydrogenase has protein sequence MDKVQSQNFSLNWFSLKDKVALVTGGASGIGQSYSIALAQAGADVFSVSASQRGWEKTKQAVEQTGRKIEFLQLDITDPKAAAQIVTEVINRFGRIDILVNNAGMQHRDNLVDFPIDAWQKLFSLNVDALFYLSQAVGQVMVKQHSGKIINIASLASFVAAKGIVAYTASKHAVVGITKALATELGEDNIQVNAIAPGYIKTPLSQAVRDDPVRMKEIMDHLPDKRFADPVELSGTLIYLASHASDYVNGQTMVVDGGYLVR, from the coding sequence ATGGATAAAGTACAGTCACAAAATTTTAGTTTAAATTGGTTTAGTTTAAAAGATAAGGTAGCATTAGTTACTGGTGGTGCAAGTGGAATTGGTCAAAGTTATTCGATTGCATTAGCACAGGCTGGTGCTGATGTTTTCAGTGTTAGTGCAAGCCAGCGTGGCTGGGAAAAAACTAAGCAAGCCGTTGAACAAACTGGTCGTAAAATCGAATTTTTACAATTGGATATTACAGATCCAAAAGCTGCAGCCCAAATAGTCACAGAAGTTATTAATCGGTTTGGCCGTATAGACATATTGGTTAACAACGCAGGGATGCAACATCGAGACAACCTTGTGGATTTCCCTATTGATGCTTGGCAAAAATTATTTTCGCTGAATGTGGATGCACTTTTTTATCTCTCACAAGCGGTTGGACAAGTGATGGTTAAACAACATTCAGGCAAGATAATTAATATCGCGTCATTAGCATCATTTGTTGCTGCAAAAGGAATTGTTGCATATACTGCCAGCAAACATGCAGTGGTTGGCATCACTAAGGCTTTAGCAACGGAGCTAGGTGAAGACAATATTCAAGTAAATGCAATTGCGCCTGGATATATCAAAACACCACTTTCTCAAGCAGTTCGGGATGATCCGGTGCGGATGAAAGAAATAATGGATCATTTACCGGACAAACGATTTGCTGACCCAGTTGAATTATCAGGAACCTTAATCTATCTAGCCAGTCACGCATCAGATTATGTTAATGGGCAGACGATGGTAGTTGATGGTGGATATTTGGTACGATGA